One genomic window of Haloferax mediterranei ATCC 33500 includes the following:
- a CDS encoding DUF5806 family protein has translation MTDESDDFEAGAADTEADEHERGGDRDHASDEGRSHTGDEDRNRTGDEDRSRTSDEGRDHAGDDTESSPEADPDGDAARAATTGESGVEEAADDSETVDDDEAAGDDSETTTDTGAASTAAADVPEDVQKYARFKKVDGAQYDRVNDFLRERTYVTAREWAIARLCADFRTETGVEMTKIGENLPELVPFMTDTYTPQAVNQARSAFRDKVRKSGATFLYGAMSGFFTAEELDEMMYEVTEIAKFLLEVEGVDLSVEEELEAEERISSVMREVREASTELRQEELSNDD, from the coding sequence ATGACAGACGAGTCCGACGACTTCGAGGCAGGGGCGGCCGACACCGAGGCCGACGAACACGAGCGAGGTGGCGACCGCGACCACGCCAGCGACGAGGGACGCTCCCACACCGGTGACGAGGACCGCAATCGCACCGGTGACGAGGACCGCAGTCGCACCAGCGACGAAGGCCGTGACCACGCCGGTGACGACACCGAATCCAGCCCCGAAGCCGACCCGGACGGAGATGCAGCGCGGGCCGCGACTACCGGCGAGTCCGGTGTTGAAGAGGCAGCTGACGATAGCGAGACGGTTGACGACGACGAAGCCGCCGGAGATGATAGCGAGACGACGACGGATACCGGTGCAGCATCAACTGCCGCCGCCGACGTTCCCGAGGACGTACAGAAGTACGCCCGATTCAAGAAAGTCGACGGCGCGCAGTACGACCGCGTCAACGACTTCCTCCGCGAGCGAACCTACGTGACGGCGCGCGAGTGGGCTATCGCCCGTCTCTGTGCCGACTTCCGCACCGAGACGGGCGTCGAGATGACGAAAATCGGCGAGAACCTTCCCGAACTCGTTCCGTTCATGACCGACACGTACACGCCGCAGGCGGTCAATCAGGCCCGTTCAGCCTTCCGAGACAAGGTCCGAAAGTCGGGGGCGACGTTCCTCTACGGGGCGATGTCGGGCTTCTTCACGGCCGAAGAACTCGACGAGATGATGTACGAGGTCACGGAAATCGCCAAGTTCCTTCTCGAAGTCGAGGGCGTCGACCTCTCTGTCGAAGAGGAACTCGAAGCCGAAGAACGTATCTCTAGCGTCATGCGCGAAGTCCGCGAGGCGAGCACGGAACTCCGGCAAGAGGAACTGTCGAACGACGACTGA
- a CDS encoding universal stress protein, whose product MKVLLGIGGSDDSIRALEKTVERAANAGDDLTVAIVDNPAVERSHEDIESKVEEVLDERGVDAAVRHLDGDPGSALVDLAENEGFEQLVLGGGETSPMGKIQIGNIAEFVLLNSHVTVTLVR is encoded by the coding sequence ATGAAGGTACTGCTCGGAATCGGTGGCAGCGACGATTCCATCCGAGCGCTGGAGAAAACGGTCGAACGGGCGGCCAACGCTGGCGACGACCTCACCGTCGCTATCGTCGACAATCCGGCCGTCGAGCGCTCGCACGAGGATATCGAATCGAAGGTGGAGGAAGTACTCGACGAACGCGGCGTGGATGCGGCCGTTCGGCATCTCGACGGAGACCCCGGAAGCGCACTCGTGGACCTCGCCGAGAACGAAGGGTTCGAACAACTCGTCCTCGGCGGCGGTGAGACGAGTCCGATGGGCAAGATTCAGATTGGGAACATCGCGGAGTTCGTCCTCCTCAACTCCCACGTGACTGTGACCCTAGTACGATGA
- a CDS encoding GNAT family N-acetyltransferase, translated as MSPRTYSNAVADPYEAPPLSFADKEDRIIEIRAYDGTDEELEALVEMYDAFDPSDRAQGIPPGREDRIRDWLDNILDDDCLNVIAWNGDEVAGHATLVPDGDAYELAIFVHQTYQRAGIGTRLIKALLGHGRESDVEKVWLTVERWNRAAVGLYKTVGFETSDTESFELEMTIRLTEPGEDA; from the coding sequence ATGAGCCCTCGAACGTACTCCAACGCCGTCGCCGACCCGTACGAGGCACCACCACTGTCGTTTGCCGACAAGGAAGACCGAATCATCGAGATTCGGGCCTACGACGGCACGGACGAGGAGTTAGAAGCGCTCGTCGAGATGTACGACGCGTTCGACCCCTCGGACCGAGCACAGGGAATCCCGCCGGGACGCGAGGACCGCATCCGCGACTGGTTGGACAACATCCTCGACGACGACTGTCTGAACGTCATCGCGTGGAACGGCGACGAAGTTGCCGGCCACGCGACGCTCGTTCCCGACGGCGACGCCTACGAACTCGCAATCTTCGTCCACCAGACGTACCAGCGCGCCGGTATCGGCACGCGACTCATCAAGGCGCTTCTGGGCCACGGCCGCGAGTCCGACGTCGAAAAGGTGTGGCTCACCGTCGAACGATGGAACCGTGCCGCGGTGGGTCTCTACAAGACTGTCGGGTTCGAGACGAGCGACACCGAGAGCTTCGAGTTAGAGATGACCATCCGTCTCACCGAACCGGGCGAAGACGCGTAA
- a CDS encoding universal stress protein, with translation MSPRPLSVDLVLVPVDQSEEATRAAEYATAIAAEYDAAVHAVHVLGEDVVRAIEQGVVDQDAVAEDSKVVTDTVSNIARDADVSITTSVAYGFSPTSKLRHPGSVVLDTAEELDADFVVVPREPVSGDPGEVLAKAAEYVLLYASQPVLSV, from the coding sequence ATGTCACCGCGCCCGCTCTCTGTTGACCTCGTTCTCGTGCCGGTTGACCAAAGCGAGGAGGCGACGCGTGCGGCGGAGTACGCCACCGCCATCGCGGCGGAATACGACGCCGCGGTCCACGCCGTCCACGTCCTCGGCGAGGACGTTGTCCGTGCCATAGAGCAGGGCGTCGTCGACCAAGATGCCGTCGCCGAGGACAGTAAGGTCGTCACTGATACAGTTTCGAATATCGCCCGCGATGCCGATGTCTCTATCACCACTTCGGTCGCCTACGGCTTCTCGCCGACGAGCAAACTCCGACATCCGGGAAGCGTCGTCCTCGATACCGCCGAAGAACTCGACGCCGACTTCGTGGTCGTCCCGCGGGAACCCGTCTCCGGCGACCCCGGCGAAGTGCTCGCGAAGGCCGCCGAGTACGTCCTTCTCTACGCCAGCCAGCCCGTTCTCTCGGTCTAA
- a CDS encoding universal stress protein, whose product MFDTIVIATDGSASVRRAVRVAVDLAERFDASVHALYVVDAGDVETSPERLRDEMREALRERGEEAIAEVRAETDRDVTVAVREGRPAGEISNYAREVDADVVAMGTRGRHGENRFLIGSVAERVVRTCPVPVLTVRQLEAGTTDSLLDEETV is encoded by the coding sequence ATGTTCGACACCATCGTCATCGCCACCGACGGTTCGGCAAGCGTTCGCCGGGCGGTCCGCGTCGCCGTCGACCTCGCCGAGCGCTTCGACGCATCGGTTCACGCGCTGTACGTCGTCGACGCCGGAGACGTCGAGACGTCTCCGGAGCGACTCCGCGATGAGATGCGCGAGGCACTCCGCGAGCGCGGGGAGGAAGCAATAGCGGAAGTCCGGGCCGAGACTGACCGCGACGTAACCGTCGCCGTCCGTGAAGGTCGCCCTGCCGGCGAGATTTCGAACTACGCACGCGAGGTCGATGCCGACGTGGTCGCCATGGGAACCCGTGGGCGGCACGGCGAAAACCGCTTTCTCATCGGGAGCGTCGCGGAGCGAGTCGTCCGGACCTGTCCCGTACCGGTGCTGACGGTGCGACAACTCGAAGCGGGAACGACGGACTCACTGCTCGACGAAGAGACAGTCTGA